The Tachyglossus aculeatus isolate mTacAcu1 chromosome 7, mTacAcu1.pri, whole genome shotgun sequence genome includes a region encoding these proteins:
- the LOC119930850 gene encoding COMM domain-containing protein 8-like, with product MEAAEGASLWRLQKIPAELGAQLLHRAVDSLCGRAAPQDQNGDQLWDPAEWEAMREDIAVFFKTTVGHDRPDEEALQQLGQLSPGLQETVMQCLKGRKEEIRQALLGEVTAISSAQLQDFDWQLKLALSSDKLATLQMPLLNLDLDVRENGEVKPYSIEMSKDELQKLISALEAANKDLKQKRPRV from the exons ATGGAGGCGGCAGAGGGGGCGTCGCTATGGCGACTCCAAAAGATCCCGGCCGAGCTCGGCGCTCAGCTCCTGCACAGGGCAGTGGATAGCCTCTGTGGTCGCGCCGCCCCCCAGGATCAAAATGGAGACCAACTTTGGGATCCAGCCGAGTGGGAAGCCATGCGGGAAGACATCGCCGTATTTTTCAAAACCACCGTGGGTCACGATCGGCCCGACGAAGAGGCCCTGCAGCAGTTGGGCCAGCTGAGCCCCGGGCTTCAGGAAACTGTTATGCAGTGTTTGAAAGGCAGGAAAGAAGAGATCAGGCAGGCCCTGCTAGGGGAGGTCACTGCAATCTCCTCGGCCCAGCTGCAGGACTTTGACTGGCAACTAAAGCTCGCCCTCTCCAGTGATAAGCTTGCCACACTGCAGATGCCACTTCTGAATCTCGACCTCGATGTGCGAGAAAATGGCGAAGTGAAACCATATTCCATTGAGATGAGCAAAGACGAGCTTCAGAAGCTCATCAGTGCCCTGGAGGCCGCCAACAAG GATTTAAAACAAAAACGTCCCAGAGTCTGA